The following are encoded together in the Girardinichthys multiradiatus isolate DD_20200921_A chromosome X, DD_fGirMul_XY1, whole genome shotgun sequence genome:
- the LOC124863132 gene encoding uncharacterized protein LOC124863132, which yields MAKVDTRQPAPPPAESPHLLRLQPASSAVVQSPHLPGLQPASSAVVQSPYLSGLQPASSAVVQSTHLPGLQPASSAVVQPTHLPGLQPASSAVVPSTVLSGLPGQTTSSEQVAVDEHNRAGMDRVDVLAEYLVELRKEKGLTLTNQQANTIVGKNWSKMIKTGFCMLHNIRNDCSLVDLGHPKKRLFMQELKAQKGVYLVLLVLLLNGQIAADLLK from the exons ATGGCCAAAG TGGACACCAGACAGCCTGCTCCACCCCCTGCTGAGTCCCCACACCTGCTTAGGCTCCAGCCTGCGTCCTCCGCTGTGGTCCAGTCCCCTCACCTGCCGGGGCTCCAGCCTGCGTCTTCCGCTGTGGTCCAGTCCCCTTACCTGTCGGGGCTCCAGCCTGCGTCTTCCGCTGTGGTACAATCCACTCACCTGCCGGGCCTCCAGCCTGCGTCCTCCGCTGTGGTACAACCCACTCACCTGCCGGGGCTCCAGCCCGCATCGTCTGCTGTGGTCCCGTCCACTGTTTTGTCGGGGTTACCTGGGCAAACTACATCTTCAGAGCAAGTT GCCGTGGATGAACACAATAGGGCAGGAATGGATCGTGTTGATGTGCTTGCGGAGTACTTAGTGGAGCTACGAAAGGAAAAAGGCCTAACTCTTACCAACCAGCAGGCCAACACCATTGTAGGCAAAAATTGGAGCAAAATGATAAAGACCGGATTTTGTATGCTGCACAACATCAGGAACGACTGCTCACTGGTCGACTTAGGTCACCCAAAAAAAAGGCTGTTTATGCAGGAGTTGAAAGCACAAAAAGGTGTGTACTTGGTTCTTCTGGTTCTGCTGCTCAATGGCCAGATTGCAGCCGACTTATTGAAATGA